A region from the Kryptolebias marmoratus isolate JLee-2015 linkage group LG9, ASM164957v2, whole genome shotgun sequence genome encodes:
- the gpr174 gene encoding probable G-protein coupled receptor 174 gives MNNSSCGNNSSLKTYQHQVYAVVYSVILAPGLLGNVLALWVFRIYIKETKKAVVFMMNLAVADLLQVLSLPLRIYYYLNNVWPFGHVLCLVCFYLKYVNMYASIYFLVCISVRRCQLIIRPLSYNSSKQKGDFLICVFGWLLVCCCCAIFPLVRSTSSNSTLTDSQQCFSELPMRPVSPPAVWALLIVAELLGFIIPLILVVVCACMTAGSLRKVTTETVPDRGEKRRALKIVLSCAVVFLLCFAPYHITLPLDFLAKSNKLSDCSVRDLIQRCHTVNLCLASLNCSLDPLMYYFTSDEFWKRLNKPEIPDSMSFNRRLSCMNGGEDLDDD, from the exons ATGAACAACTCAAGCTGTGGTAATAACAGCAGTCTGAAGACTTACCAGCACCAAGTGTACGCTGTGGTTTACAGCGTGATCTTAGCACCGGGCCTGTTGGGTAATGTGCTGGCTCTCTGGGTCTTCAGGATCTACATCAAAGAGACCAAGAAGGCTGTGGTGTTCATGATGAATCTCGCTGTGGCcgatctgctgcag GTGCTGTCCCTGCCTCTGCGGATCTACTACTACCTGAACAACGTCTGGCCCTTCGGTCATGTTCTCTGCCTGGTCTGCTTCTACCTGAAGTACGTCAACATGTACGCCTCCATCTATTTCCTGGTGTGCATCAGCGTGCGCCGCTGCCAGCTCATCATTCGCCCGCTGTCGTACAACTCATCGAAGCAGAAGGGAGACTTTTTGATTTGCGTGTTCGGGTGGCTGCTGGTCTGTTGTTGCTGTGCAATTTTCCCTTTGGTGAGGAGCACCAGCTCCAACAGCACTTTAACTGACTCCCAGCAGTGTTTCTCAGAGCTGCCTATGAGACCCGTCAGTCCCCCGGCAGTCTGGGCCCTCCTAATAGTAGCAGAGCTGCTGGGATTCATCATCCCCCTCATCTTGGTGGTGGTGTGCGCGTGCATGACTGCTGGCAGCCTCCGAAAGGTGACGACGGAGACTGTCCCCGACAGAGGGGAGAAAAGGAGGGCGTTGAAGATAGTGCTGAGCTGCGCCGTCGTCTTCTTACTGTGCTTTGCACCTTACCACATCACTTTGCCCCTGGACTTCTTGGCAAAGTCCAACAAACTGAGCGACTGCTCCGTCAGGGACCTGATCCAGCGGTGCCACACTGTGAACCTCTGCCTCGCCAGCCTGAACTGCAGCCTGGACCCGCTCATGTACTACTTCACAAGCGACGAGTTCTGGAAGCGCCTGAATAAACCGGAGATCCCCGACAGCATGAGCTTCAACAGGCGCCTGTCCTGCATGAACGGAGGAGAGGACTTGGATGATGACTGA